From Halorientalis litorea:
CCGTGGGACCTCGTGGACGAACTCGCGGAACTGGACCTGATGGGGATGCCATTCCCCGAGGAGTACGGCGGTGCAGGATTGGACTACCACGCCTACCCGATGGCACTGGAGGAGATTTCACGCGGGTCGGGCGGACTGGGCACCATCGTCGCCGCTCACATCTCACTGGCGGGCAACATGGTCTACGAGTTCGGCGACGAGGACCAGAAAGAGGAGTACCTCACGCCGCTGGCACAGGGCCACGACATCGGTGCGTTCGCGCTCTCGGAACCCGGTGCCGGGTCCGACGTGCCCGCGATGGAGACGACGGCCGAGAAGGACGGCGACGAGTACGTCGTCGACGGGAACAAACTCTGGATTTCTAACGGGAGCGTCGCCGACACCGTGACCCTGTTCGCGAAGACCGACCCCGACGCCGGAAACAAGGGCATCTCTTCGTTCATCGTCCGCCCCGAGGAAGACGACGGCTTCATCGTCGAGGGGACGGAGGACAAACTCGGCGACAAGGGCTGCCCGACCGCCGAACTCCGCTTCGACGGGATGCGCATCCCCGAGAGCCGCCGCCTCGGCGAGGAGGGCGACGGGTTCGTCCACGCGCTGAAGACGCTCAACGGCGGCCGCATCACCATCGCCGCCCGCTCCGTCGGCATCGCACAGGCCGCACTCGACGAGGCGGCGAACTACGCCGGTGACCGCGAGCAGTTCGGCCAGCCCATCGGCGACTTTCAGGCCATCCAGCACAAACTCGCGGACATGGACACGAAGACCCGGGCGGCCCGCCTGCTGATGCACGACGCCGCCGACAAGAAGATTCGCGGTGAGAGCTTCATCAAGGAGGCCGCACAGGCCAAACTCTACGCCTCGGAAGTCTCGCGGGAAGTCGCCAACGAGGGCATCCAGATTCACGGCGGCTACGGCTACACCAAGGACTTCCCGATGGAGCGGTTCTACCGCGACGCCAAACTCAACGAGATATACGAGGGCACGAGCGAAGTCCTCCGCAACACCATCGGCCAGCAGTTGCTCGAGTGACGGCCGGACGCGGCGACTCGAGCCACCGGGACTGTAATTAAAGTACAACATATTTGCGCCGGGAGTGTTAGGTGGCTCTTCTCCGTAGTACGGGTACGTATGTCAGGGAAGAGTGTGGGAGTCGACACGGGAGAGACGACACCGGACCACGAAGGTAGCGATGCCGACCTGCGGACGCTCGTACGTGACGCCGTCGGCGACACGGCGGTGACGGAAATCGTGTACCGCGAGAACACGGGGACGCTCTCGGCCCCGGACACCGAGTGGTCGCGCTTCGACGCCGTCGCGGACCTCCCGGACGGCGGCGTTACGGGGTGGGACGAACTGTACGTCTACACCGAGAGCCACGTCTACCGATGGCTCGGGGTCGGGTTCGGGAACGGCCCGGAGCGACTCCCACGGAATCCCGAGGACCTACCCGGACGCGAGTGATGCCGCCACTCGGTCGGACTCGTCTCGCGCTACTTAATTGAGTTCGGGCCGAAGTCGAACTGTGGTTCCCGAACACACACTTTCGACCGAGACAGCGAACGGAGTAACGCATGGCTGACGTACCCGACCCAGACGACGACTTCGACCTCGGGGACGATTCGGGGTCCGGGCCGGACATCGACGTCGATGCTCGACGGTACCTCCGCTTGGCTGGCATCGCAATCGTCGGCCTGTTCGTCGTCGTCGTCCTCCTCGGTGGCTACCACCAAGTCCCGGAAGGGCACGTCGGCGTCCAGAAGTCCTTCGGAGCCGTGACTGGTG
This genomic window contains:
- a CDS encoding acyl-CoA dehydrogenase, which codes for MDLSPTPEQKQIQEMVAEFVDEEVKPRAAEIDKEDEFPWDLVDELAELDLMGMPFPEEYGGAGLDYHAYPMALEEISRGSGGLGTIVAAHISLAGNMVYEFGDEDQKEEYLTPLAQGHDIGAFALSEPGAGSDVPAMETTAEKDGDEYVVDGNKLWISNGSVADTVTLFAKTDPDAGNKGISSFIVRPEEDDGFIVEGTEDKLGDKGCPTAELRFDGMRIPESRRLGEEGDGFVHALKTLNGGRITIAARSVGIAQAALDEAANYAGDREQFGQPIGDFQAIQHKLADMDTKTRAARLLMHDAADKKIRGESFIKEAAQAKLYASEVSREVANEGIQIHGGYGYTKDFPMERFYRDAKLNEIYEGTSEVLRNTIGQQLLE